In bacterium, the DNA window CATCGTTAAGGCAGGAACTACAACAGGTACAGCTTTGCAAAATTTTACAATACTTTCGTAAACAGGATACGAAGGCTCAAGCAAAATAACTTCATCGCCTGTTTTTAACAGTGTCAGGCCCAAACATGACAATGCACCTGAACCACCATGCGAGATCATAACATTATCAACGCTTAACGGAATGTCATGCTCACGCGCTAAAACCTCCGCTAATTTTTCGCGCAGCGGCAAAATGCCCAACGCATTCTGATAATAATCGGCTTTATCCGTTTGCAAAATTTCCTGAACATATTGTTTAATTGCAGGATTTACGCCACCACTCACACGCAACGCCCCTTGAGCAAAAGATATATAGCCTTCATTGTTACGCACCACCGTTTCTATGTTCTTTAAAAATGGCATGCTCAACTCAAGCATATCTGCACTCTGGGCAGAAACTGTCTCAATCCCGACAACAATCAACAACAACAAAAAGAAATATCGCTTCATAGTACTCATCCTTTTTTTTGAGTGCTTATAAAGAACTGCTCATCATGTGAAGGCTTTGAGAAATGTTTTTACGTATAAAATAATCTTGCAAACGCTTAATTCCTTCAATCACTATTTCAGGATCTCGCGCAAAACAAAAACGAATAAACGATTTTGCATTTGGCCCAAAATCGCAACCTGGTGCCATCGCTATTTTTACTTCTTGCAAAATATTCATAACTAATTCAAAACTGTCTTCATGTTGTGTTTTAAAAAACAGATAAAAGCCGGCCGTAGGCTTGGCATAAGAAATAAGACCCTGCTCGGAAAGACGATCGAAAAAAGTACACAAAAAATCGCGACTTTTTTTTACTTGATCAAAAGAATGTGAAACAATATCATTTTTATGCTCAAGCCCATAAAGAGCTGCGGCCAATAACACTCGGACAATTAAACGCACAACTTTGCAACGTTGAAATAGCTTTAATTAAGCGAAATGGCGCAACAAGAAAACCAACCCGCCAACCACTCATGCCAAGACTTTTTGAAAAAGAACCAACACGCAAAATACGGTCAGATTGTGGTACTAATGGCGTACTTGAGTAAAATGATCCTTCAAAAACAAAATCATCATACACTTCATCAACCACCAAATAAATATTATGCAGCTCTGCTATTCTACGCAGTTGTTCAAGCTCTTCGCGGGACAAAACGGTCCCACACGGATTTGATGGATTTGAAAGCATAATCATTTTGGTATGAGACGTAATAGCGCGTTCAATAACCGCAACATCAAGCACCCACTGATTCTGTCCCTGTATTTTTTTCATTTCAAATGCTGGCACAAACACCGGCACCGCTTTTGAAAATTTTATAATACTTTCATAAACGGGATACGATGGTTCAAGTAAAATAACTTCATCGCCTGCTTGCAAAAGTGTCAATGCCAGGCTTGTCAGCGCACCGCTACCACCATGCGTTACCATCACATTATCTATACTGATAGGACTTTTATGTTCACTTGCTAGCATTTCAGCAATTTTTTTGCGCAACGGCAAAATGCCTAACGCATCTTGATAATAATCAGCTTTGTCCGTTTGTAAAATTTGCTGTGCATATTCTTTTATGGAAGAATCAATCCCACCACGCAAACGCAAAGCGCCTTGCGCAAAAGACAAATAACCTTCATTATTCCGCACAACCGATTCAATTCTTTTCAATTCAGGCATACTTAACTCAATCATATGGCTCCTTTAAACACGCTACAGCTCAGAATGAGCAAAATGGTGAATGCAACCACGAGATAATTAAAATAGTCATCAATAATTCTTTTAATTGCAACGCCCCACAGACGAATTGCACCAGCAACTAAAAAGAATCGCGCCCCTCGTGCCAAGATGGAATACACCACAAAAGGTATAAATGGCAACTTACAAAAACCAGCAGAAATAGTTACGGCCTTGTAAGGAATTGGAGTAAAGCCGGCGATAAAGACCGCCCACGATTCATACAAAGCATACTGTGCAACAACATGATTAAACGTTTCTTCAGAAATAATCCATGAAACAAGTGGAAACCCAACACTCAACCACAACGTTGAACCGATAATATAACCACCTATGCCGCCCAGTACCGACGCAATAGTCGCTATTGTTGCATAAAAAAATGATCGCTTACGATTTTGCACACAAAAAAGGATGAGCAGGGGATCTACTGGTATAAAAAAAAATGAAGCTTCAATAAAAAAGAGGGCGAAAAGCCAGGCAACCGCATAAGGCTTCTCAACTTTTCTACCCATCCAATCATAGATATCTCTAATGAACTTCATTATTACCTCTTCCCTTTGGTTACGGACATGATTTTAGCGAACTATCCTTTGAGCTTTTGATCAAGATATTCTTGTAAACGATCAATAGCTATACGCTCTTGTTGCAGCGTATCACGATCCCGTGCTGTAACTTTACCATCTTCAAGACTCTCAAAGTCAAAGGTAAAGCAAACGGGCGTTCCAATCTCATCTTGACGGCGATAACGTTTTCCAATGGAACCCGATTCATCAAGTTGTATGCGATAGCCTTTTTTCTTTAAATCAATATAAATTTGACTGGCCTGCTCTTTTAGTTTGTTGGTTAACGGCATAACAGCTGCTACCACAGGAGCAATCGCGGGATGAAAGCGT includes these proteins:
- a CDS encoding aminotransferase class I/II-fold pyridoxal phosphate-dependent enzyme, with translation MRLIVRVLLAAALYGLEHKNDIVSHSFDQVKKSRDFLCTFFDRLSEQGLISYAKPTAGFYLFFKTQHEDSFELVMNILQEVKIAMAPGCDFGPNAKSFIRFCFARDPEIVIEGIKRLQDYFIRKNISQSLHMMSSSL
- a CDS encoding aminotransferase class I/II-fold pyridoxal phosphate-dependent enzyme; the encoded protein is MIELSMPELKRIESVVRNNEGYLSFAQGALRLRGGIDSSIKEYAQQILQTDKADYYQDALGILPLRKKIAEMLASEHKSPISIDNVMVTHGGSGALTSLALTLLQAGDEVILLEPSYPVYESIIKFSKAVPVFVPAFEMKKIQGQNQWVLDVAVIERAITSHTKMIMLSNPSNPCGTVLSREELEQLRRIAELHNIYLVVDEVYDDFVFEGSFYSSTPLVPQSDRILRVGSFSKSLGMSGWRVGFLVAPFRLIKAISTLQSCAFNCPSVIGRSSLWA
- a CDS encoding DedA family protein, translated to MKFIRDIYDWMGRKVEKPYAVAWLFALFFIEASFFFIPVDPLLILFCVQNRKRSFFYATIATIASVLGGIGGYIIGSTLWLSVGFPLVSWIISEETFNHVVAQYALYESWAVFIAGFTPIPYKAVTISAGFCKLPFIPFVVYSILARGARFFLVAGAIRLWGVAIKRIIDDYFNYLVVAFTILLILSCSVFKGAI